The Streptococcaceae bacterium ESL0687 genome has a segment encoding these proteins:
- a CDS encoding metal ABC transporter permease → MMEIFQYDFMIRAFLAIVAMSIFAPLLGVFLILRRQSLMSDTLSHVSLAGVAMGLFLGISPTAATLIVVILAAILLEYLRTVYSDFLEVATAILMSLGLSVALILTSKSGGSNSVSIDQYLFGSIVTISEVQVVLLFVLALAIVVLFLLFMRPMYILTFDEDVAFVDGLPTRFMSTAFNIITGISIALMIPVAGALLVSAIMVMPGSIALRVAKSFKSVMLISIILGFFGMVSGLLISYYWATPASASITIVFVAMFVLMLIYKKLLQRK, encoded by the coding sequence ATAATGGAGATATTCCAATATGACTTTATGATTCGCGCCTTCTTAGCGATTGTGGCCATGTCTATCTTTGCCCCCCTCCTAGGAGTTTTTCTCATATTAAGGCGGCAAAGTCTAATGAGTGACACCTTAAGTCACGTCTCTTTAGCAGGGGTTGCTATGGGCCTATTTCTAGGTATTTCTCCAACGGCTGCAACCCTTATTGTTGTTATCCTTGCAGCTATTTTACTTGAATATCTAAGGACAGTTTATAGTGACTTTTTGGAGGTAGCAACAGCCATACTAATGAGTCTGGGTCTATCGGTGGCTCTAATCTTAACCAGTAAATCAGGAGGGTCGAACTCTGTAAGCATTGACCAGTATCTTTTTGGATCAATTGTTACTATATCTGAGGTTCAAGTAGTTCTTCTATTTGTTTTAGCCCTAGCAATAGTAGTTCTTTTCCTTCTTTTTATGAGGCCCATGTATATTTTAACCTTTGATGAGGACGTGGCCTTTGTTGACGGCTTACCTACGAGATTTATGTCAACAGCCTTTAATATCATAACAGGTATTTCAATTGCTTTGATGATTCCTGTCGCAGGTGCCCTCTTAGTTAGTGCAATCATGGTAATGCCAGGTAGTATAGCTTTAAGGGTTGCTAAATCCTTTAAGTCAGTAATGCTAATCAGTATTATCCTAGGATTTTTTGGGATGGTAAGTGGTTTACTTATTTCCTACTACTGGGCAACTCCAGCCAGTGCAAGTATCACGATTGTCTTTGTGGCAATGTTTGTTCTCATGCTTATTTATAAAAAGTTACTTCAAAGAAAGTGA